In a genomic window of Amphiprion ocellaris isolate individual 3 ecotype Okinawa chromosome 11, ASM2253959v1, whole genome shotgun sequence:
- the LOC111567231 gene encoding olfactory receptor 5F1-like → MANVSVITLFVLSGLNETVNHRSIIFFLSLLCYCTILVVNVSLIVIIILDNSLHEPMYILLCAFFMNGLYGTTGFYPKFLWDLLSPVHVISYSGCLVQALVMYSFACSDLSILALMAYDRYLAICRPLEYHSVMSKHRVTKLAFFSWLMPFCIIATNIYLTSRVKLCSSYIDRLFCVNWSIVQLACFPEETTINGIVANITIITYVLHGLFIVWSYLYLIKTCTSSLENRAKFMQTCVPHLTSLLTFLFTVLFDVMTLRLASKDFPQMLINFIAIEFLIIPPIMNPLIYGFKLTKIRNKIVGVVSFKMNVK, encoded by the coding sequence ATGGCTAATGTTTCTGTAATAACATTGTTTGTTCTTTCAGGGTTAAATGAAACAGTGAACCACAGATCTATTATCTTCTTTCTCAGCTTGCTGTGTTACTGCACAATACTTGTGGTGAATGTTTCTCTGATTGTGATCATCATCTTGGATAACAGCCTCCATGAACCAATGTATATTCTGCTGTGTGCTTTTTTCATGAATGGACTTTATGGAACAACAGGTTTCTACCCCAAATTTCTCTGGGATCTGCTCTCTCCTGTTCACGTTATCTCTTATTCTGGATGTCTTGTTCAGGCTCTGGTCATGTACTCTTTTGCCTGCAGTGATCTGTCCATTCTTGCTCTCATGGCCTATGACAGGTATCTGGCTATATGTCGACCACTGGAGTACCACTCTGTCATGTCCAAGCACAGAGTCACTAagttagcatttttttcttggttAATGCCTTTCTGCATTATAGCAACAAACATCTATCTAACATCCAGGGTAAAGTTATGCAGCTCATATATTGACAGACTGTTTTGTGTGAACTGGAGCATTGTTCAACTGGCATGTTTTCCAGAAGAAACCACCATTAATGGCATAGTTGCAAACATTACAATAATCACTTATGTGCTTCATGGTCTTTTCATAGTTTGGTCCTACTTGTATCTCATCAAAACTTGCACCAGTTCTTTAGAAAACAGAGCAAAGTTCATGCAGACATGTGTACCACATTTGACCTCCTTACTcacttttcttttcactgtgCTCTTTGATGTTATGACTTTGCGGCTTGCTTCAAAAGATTTCCCTCAAATGCTTATAAACTTCATAGCGATAGAATTTCTCATCATACCTCCTATTATGAATCCTCTCATTTATGGTTTTAAACTGACTAAAATTCGAAACAAAATTGTTGGTGTGGTctcttttaaaatgaatgtaaagtAG